One part of the candidate division KSB1 bacterium genome encodes these proteins:
- a CDS encoding LacI family transcriptional regulator, whose amino-acid sequence MRVTIREVARKAGVSTATVSRVFNDVDQVDEKTRRRVQRVAKRLRYTPNAVGRSLSTKRTDAIGLLLPDIHGEFFSEVIRGADQAAQQNRYHLLVSSSHNHREEIEAALKVMSGRVDGLVIMSPHLDAQALKTNLPRNLPVVLLNCFVDGVSFDSLNIDNFGGACAVVKHLIQHGHQSIAIIKGTEGNLDADERLRGYRHALREAGLTPAETLEFSGRFSEASGYEATKKILTLWPRPTAIFASNDAMAIGALSALREIGVAVPREIALAGFDDIPIARFLSPSLTSVRVSISNLGAQAIQKLVHAIREKKRHANQHLIVPTSLALRESCGCPKPVSSNDQNDQKEVMTEGVVSK is encoded by the coding sequence ATGCGCGTGACGATCAGGGAGGTTGCCCGTAAAGCCGGCGTTTCAACCGCGACGGTATCGCGAGTTTTTAACGACGTCGACCAGGTTGACGAAAAGACCCGGCGGCGCGTTCAGAGAGTGGCGAAGCGTCTGCGCTACACCCCCAACGCCGTCGGCAGGAGCCTCAGCACCAAGCGCACCGATGCCATCGGGCTTCTCCTGCCGGACATCCACGGCGAATTTTTCTCCGAAGTCATCCGCGGCGCCGATCAAGCCGCGCAGCAAAACCGCTATCATCTGCTGGTTTCCAGCTCGCACAATCATCGCGAAGAAATCGAGGCGGCGCTGAAGGTGATGAGCGGTCGCGTCGACGGCCTCGTCATTATGTCTCCGCACCTCGATGCGCAAGCCTTGAAAACCAACCTGCCGCGCAACCTTCCCGTCGTTCTGCTCAACTGTTTTGTCGATGGCGTATCCTTTGATTCGTTGAATATCGATAATTTTGGCGGCGCCTGCGCGGTGGTGAAACATCTCATCCAGCATGGCCACCAAAGCATTGCGATCATCAAAGGCACGGAGGGAAATTTGGACGCCGACGAGCGTTTGCGCGGTTACCGGCATGCGCTTCGCGAGGCCGGGCTCACGCCAGCGGAAACGCTGGAATTTTCCGGCCGTTTTTCCGAAGCTTCGGGTTATGAAGCCACAAAAAAGATTCTAACCTTGTGGCCGCGACCAACGGCGATTTTTGCGTCCAATGATGCGATGGCGATCGGCGCGCTCAGCGCCTTGCGCGAAATTGGCGTTGCCGTGCCGCGCGAAATCGCCCTGGCAGGTTTTGACGATATTCCCATTGCGCGATTCCTTTCCCCCAGTTTAACTTCCGTTCGTGTTTCCATCAGCAATCTTGGAGCGCAGGCTATTCAAAAACTCGTGCACGCCATTCGCGAAAAAAAGCGCCACGCCAATCAGCATCTCATCGTTCCAACCAGCCTGGCGCTGCGCGAATCGTGCGGCTGCCCCAAGCCCGTTTCATCGAATGATCAAAATGATCAAAAGGAGGTGATGACCGAAGGCGTTGTTTCAAAATAA